One stretch of Caballeronia sp. Lep1P3 DNA includes these proteins:
- a CDS encoding DNA-binding transcriptional regulator gives MATYTNVRGLARGLDVLRALNAMEGGRATSQQIAELTGLHRTTARRLLETLMEEGFVRRSASDDSFRLTLAVRSLSEGFTDTERVATVAPPIMGQLLQRVAWPSDLTTPDGDAMIIRETTHRFSQLSFHRAMVGRRLPMLLTAAGRAYFATCPDEQREDILELLRSGSGGEEQQTIARNDSLVSSLIRRVREDGFGTNFGDWTAQAKIGAVAVAIKDKDRVLASLNVVFLSRAVTLAEAVRRYVPPLQEAAAEVVAALEGK, from the coding sequence GTGGCAACCTATACCAATGTGCGTGGCCTCGCGCGCGGCCTCGACGTGCTGCGCGCCCTGAACGCGATGGAAGGCGGACGCGCGACGAGCCAGCAGATCGCGGAATTGACGGGCCTGCATCGCACGACGGCGCGCCGCCTGCTGGAAACGCTGATGGAAGAAGGATTCGTGCGCAGAAGCGCGTCGGACGACAGCTTTCGTCTCACGCTCGCGGTGCGTTCGCTGAGCGAAGGCTTCACGGATACGGAGCGCGTCGCCACCGTCGCACCGCCGATCATGGGACAACTGCTGCAGCGCGTCGCGTGGCCGTCCGATCTCACGACGCCCGATGGCGATGCGATGATCATCCGCGAGACGACGCATCGCTTCAGCCAGTTGTCGTTTCATCGCGCGATGGTCGGACGCCGTCTGCCGATGCTGTTGACCGCGGCGGGTCGCGCCTATTTCGCGACGTGTCCCGACGAGCAGCGCGAAGACATCCTGGAACTGCTGCGATCGGGTTCGGGCGGCGAAGAGCAGCAGACCATCGCGCGCAACGACAGTCTCGTGTCGAGCCTGATCCGGCGCGTGCGCGAAGACGGCTTCGGGACGAATTTCGGCGACTGGACCGCACAGGCGAAGATCGGCGCGGTGGCGGTCGCCATCAAGGACAAGGATCGCGTTCTCGCGAGTCTGAACGTGGTGTTCCTGTCGCGCGCGGTGACGCTCGCGGAAGCCGTGCGCCGCTATGTGCCGCCCCTGCAGGAGGCGGCGGCGGAAGTGGTCGCCGCACTGGAAGGAAAGTAG